The following are encoded in a window of Ktedonobacterales bacterium genomic DNA:
- the map gene encoding type I methionyl aminopeptidase, with amino-acid sequence MAINLKSRYEIAELREAGRIVAETYETLRPAIKPGATTAELDHIAEAYIRRKGATPMYKGYGARPAQQGRPAIPPFPATICVAINEVICHGIPSPKQVLREGDIIGIDIGVLYKGWVGDACQTFAVGTIDAESQRLMDVALRCLELGIEQARPNRRIGDIGAAIQTYAESQGFSTVRDLVGHGVGHNLWEEPQVPHFGTSGTGVKIQPGMVFTIEPMINAGRPEIRTLADRWTIRTADGSRSAQFEHTMAITDGAPELLTIL; translated from the coding sequence ATGGCTATCAACTTGAAATCACGCTATGAAATCGCCGAACTGCGCGAAGCGGGGCGCATCGTCGCCGAAACCTATGAAACGCTGCGCCCTGCTATCAAGCCAGGCGCAACTACCGCTGAACTCGATCACATCGCCGAGGCGTATATCCGCCGCAAAGGCGCGACCCCCATGTATAAAGGCTATGGCGCGCGCCCGGCTCAGCAAGGCCGCCCTGCCATTCCCCCATTTCCGGCGACGATCTGCGTGGCAATCAACGAAGTCATCTGTCATGGCATCCCCAGCCCCAAACAGGTCTTGCGCGAGGGCGACATCATCGGTATTGATATTGGCGTTCTCTACAAGGGCTGGGTGGGTGACGCCTGCCAGACCTTCGCCGTTGGGACCATAGACGCCGAATCGCAGCGATTGATGGACGTGGCGCTGCGCTGTCTGGAGTTGGGCATCGAGCAGGCCCGCCCCAATCGCCGCATCGGCGACATCGGGGCGGCGATCCAGACCTACGCGGAAAGCCAGGGCTTTTCTACGGTGCGTGATCTGGTTGGGCATGGCGTGGGGCATAACCTTTGGGAAGAGCCGCAGGTGCCTCACTTTGGCACGTCTGGGACGGGCGTGAAGATTCAGCCCGGCATGGTATTCACCATTGAACCGATGATTAACGCTGGCCGACCCGAAATACGCACGCTGGCCGATAGATGGACCATTCGCACCGCCGACGGCTCGCGCTCGGCCCAGTTCGAGCATACGATGGCGATCACCGATGGCGCGCCGGAATTGCTCACCATCCTGTAA